GGAACTTCATGTCCGCGATGGACGGCGCTAACTCGGCGGTCGGCCCGGCGCTGGCCGACAAGGTCGCCTGGACCGACGTGACGTCCTTCGTGGACGTCGGCGGCGCGCGCGGCAACATCTCCGCGGTGATCGCCAAGGCGCACCCGCACCTGAAGGCCGGCACCTTCGACCTGCCGCCGGTGGAGCCCTTCTTCGACGAGCACATGGACCGGCTGGGGATGGCCGACCGGGTCACCTTCTACCCGGGCAACTTCTTCGAGGACAGCCTCCCCACCGCCGATCTCCTCATCTTCGGGCACGTGCTGCACGACTGGAACGACGAGCAGCGGATCGCCCTGCTGCGCAAGGCGTACGAGGCGCTGCCGGTCGGCGGCCAGGTCCTGGTGTACGACGCCCTGATCGACGACGACCGCCGCGAGCCGGCAAACCTCCTGCTCAGCCTCAACATGCAGCTCGTCACCCCGGGCGGCGGCGAGTACACCGGCGCCGCCTGCCAGGGTTGGATGCGCGAGGCCGGCTTCACCGAGACTTCGGTCCTGCCGCTGACCGACGCCGACTCGGCCGTGATCGGGCGGAAGACCGCCTGACCCCACGGGCCGGGACCATCCGACCCATCCAGTAAGGAGCACAGATCCTGTGACATTCAAACCCGACACCGGACGCTCGGTGTCCCGCCGCCGCCTGCTCTTCGGCACGGCTGCCGGGGCCGCGCTGGCCGGGCTCTCGGTGGCCGCGCCGGCCCGGGCCGCCACGGCGGCGCCGACCTCCGGCCCGGCCCCGATCGACATCGTCATCCACCCGAACAGCTTCACCCCGCCGAGCCAGCTCCGTGGCGGTTCGGTCACCATCCGGGTCACCACCCCGGAACCGGGTGGCCGGTCGCTGCTGCTGATCAAGCTGCGGGCCGGGGTCTCGCTCGACCGGTACCTGACCGCGCTGGCCGCCACCTCGTCGTGGGACCCGGCCGAGCGGGCCGCCGCCGAGCGGGAGTTGGAGGCATGCGCCGAGAACTTCGGCGGCGCGGTGGTCACCTCGGACTCGGCGGTGTCGTTCACCCAGTTCCTGCTGCCCGGGACGTACCACTTCGTCAACTTCGACTACACCAGCGGCACCGCGGTGCCGCAGGTGAAGCCGGTGACGGTGACCGGGCTGGGCACCCCGCGCATCCCGGACGTGGAGGACTACGTCCTGCACCGGGAGCGCAACGACACCGTCTCGTTCCTGCTGCCCACCCGGAAGCTGGCCGCGACCGGTGAGCACCTGGTGATCAACACCACCCGGCACCTCAACGAGGCCGTCCTGTCCCGGCTCGCGCCGGGCGCGACGGCGGAGGACGTGGCGGCGTACTTCGAGGCGATCAAGAACGGCCAGTGGCCGAGCGAGTCGCCGGTGACCACCCAGCCGGTCGGTCTCGCGCCGATCTCGGGCGGCAAGCAGGCCATCGTCCGCACCGAACTTCCCGCCGGTGACTACCTCCTCTACTCGTACGCGACCAACCCGGAGACGGGTCACGCGCGTGCGGTGGAGGGCCTGTACCGCCTGGTCAAGCTCGTCTGACCGACCCTGACCCATCGAGTGCGCGGCGCCGTCGGACCTCCGGCGGCGCCGCCCGAAACCCGGAGGAATCGTGGATCTTCAACTGGCCGGCAAGCGCGCCCTGGTCACGGGTGGCACCCGCGGCATCGGACGGGCCATCGTCACGGCCCTGGCCGGGGCGGGCGCCTCGGTCGTCACCTGCTACCGCACTGACGACGAGGCGGCGGAGAGCCTCAAGCGGGACCTGAAGTCGACCGACGGCACCCACCAGGTGGTCCAGGCCGACCTGCGGGACCCGGCGGACGTGGCGCGCTTCGTCGAGGTCGCGAAGACCGAGCTCGGCGGGCTCGACATCGTGGTCAACAGCGCCGGCGTGGACAGCCACGCGCCGGCCGCCGGGGTCACCATCGACGAGTGGCGGCGGGTGCTGGACACCAACCTGACCGCCTTCCACCTGGTCACCCACGCGGCGCTGCCGCTGCTCGGCGCGGGTGCGTCGATCGTCGCGGTCGGCGCGTCGGTCAGCACCCGGGGCCTGGCCGGCAAGGCCCACTACACCGCCAGCAAGGCCGCCATCAACGGCTGGATGCGGTCGGTGTGCAAGGAGATCGGCCCGCGCGGCATCCGGATCAACGAGGTCGCCCCGGGCATCATCGAGACCGAGCCGGGCGCGGGCCTGCCGCCGGAGATGTACGAGCGGATCAAGGCCAACGCCTCGCTGCGTCGCCTGGGCACCCCGGAGGACGTGGCCAACGCGGTCCTGCTGCTGGCCAGCCCGCTGTCCGGGTACGTCACCGGGGCCACCCTGCACGTGGATGGCGGCATCTGATGGCCGCCCGGAAGGTCGCCGTCCTCGGACTGGGCGGCATGGGTGGCGGCATGGCGCACCGGCTGTTGGACAGCGGCCTGGAGCTGACCGTCTGGAACCGCACCGCGGCGAAGGCGGCCGGGCTGGTCGCGGCCGGTGCCCGGCAGGCGGCCTCGCCGGCCGAGGCGGTCGCGGACGCGGACGTGGTCCTGGTCAGCCTCGCCGACGAGGAGGCCGTGGAGCAGGTCCTGTTCGGGGCGGTCTGCCCGGCGGCCAAGCCGGGTACGCCGATCATCGACACCTCCACCGTCTCCCCCACGTACGCCCGGGAGGCGGGCGAGCGGGCGGCGAAGGCCGGGGTGAAGCGGATCGAGGCGTGCGTGGTGGGCAACCCGCACCAGGCTCGCAACGGCGAGCTGCGGGTGCTGACCGCCGGTACGCAGGCCGACCTGGCCGAGGTGGAGGATGTCCTCGCCCTGCTCGGGCCGCAGGTGGTCTACCTGGGTCCGCCCGGGATGGCCGCGACGATGAAGCTGGTCTTCAACGTCATGCTCGGCGCGCAGGTCACCTCGATGGCCGAGGCGGTCGCCTACGGCGTGAAGTCCGGGCTGAACCGGGACATGCTGCTGATGGCGGTGGAGCGGAGCGGCTTCAGCTCGAAGGTGATGTCGTTCCGGGCCGCGCTGATGCGCGAGCGCAAGTACGAGCCGGCCGCCTTCCGGACCCGGCTGATGAACAAGGACCTGCGGCTGGCCCTCGCGGAGGCGGCCAAGGTGGGCGTGGAGATGCCCGTCATCGAACGTTCCGCGGTCACCTTCACCGAGGCGATCGACGCCGGCTACGGCGACCAGGACGCCGCCTCGGTGCACGAGATGTTCGGCCTGAACGAGGGCTGACCACGGCGCGTACGACGCCGTCCACGTCGGTCCGCGGATGCTCCATTAGGTCTTTAAGCGCCTTCGAGGAACTGACGAAATCATTTTCGTGAGTCACGACCGGGACCGATGCCGACCAGAATCGGCGATCCTGGCGATCAACCCGCATCAGCCGAAAGGAGAGCACTGTGCACCGGACGCTCATTGT
The nucleotide sequence above comes from Micromonospora pallida. Encoded proteins:
- a CDS encoding NAD(P)-dependent oxidoreductase, with the protein product MAARKVAVLGLGGMGGGMAHRLLDSGLELTVWNRTAAKAAGLVAAGARQAASPAEAVADADVVLVSLADEEAVEQVLFGAVCPAAKPGTPIIDTSTVSPTYAREAGERAAKAGVKRIEACVVGNPHQARNGELRVLTAGTQADLAEVEDVLALLGPQVVYLGPPGMAATMKLVFNVMLGAQVTSMAEAVAYGVKSGLNRDMLLMAVERSGFSSKVMSFRAALMRERKYEPAAFRTRLMNKDLRLALAEAAKVGVEMPVIERSAVTFTEAIDAGYGDQDAASVHEMFGLNEG
- a CDS encoding methyltransferase, which translates into the protein MGTTNSDLSILDLAAGYWSAKTFLSAVELGLFGVLADGGKTEPEIRETLSLHPRSTPDFLDSLVALKVLDRDAEGRYSISPAAANQLDPKHPSYQGGFLRMHAWQYGVWGKLTDMLKTGDMQAHTDRDFNKFYSRPESVRNFMSAMDGANSAVGPALADKVAWTDVTSFVDVGGARGNISAVIAKAHPHLKAGTFDLPPVEPFFDEHMDRLGMADRVTFYPGNFFEDSLPTADLLIFGHVLHDWNDEQRIALLRKAYEALPVGGQVLVYDALIDDDRREPANLLLSLNMQLVTPGGGEYTGAACQGWMREAGFTETSVLPLTDADSAVIGRKTA
- a CDS encoding SDR family NAD(P)-dependent oxidoreductase, which gives rise to MDLQLAGKRALVTGGTRGIGRAIVTALAGAGASVVTCYRTDDEAAESLKRDLKSTDGTHQVVQADLRDPADVARFVEVAKTELGGLDIVVNSAGVDSHAPAAGVTIDEWRRVLDTNLTAFHLVTHAALPLLGAGASIVAVGASVSTRGLAGKAHYTASKAAINGWMRSVCKEIGPRGIRINEVAPGIIETEPGAGLPPEMYERIKANASLRRLGTPEDVANAVLLLASPLSGYVTGATLHVDGGI